The Xiphophorus hellerii strain 12219 chromosome 3, Xiphophorus_hellerii-4.1, whole genome shotgun sequence genome segment CCAGGgttttgtgttgcatttttaaaacgTCTTATTGATCAAATTCACCCTGACTGAATAGCATGCTTAAGAGGCCGCTTTTTGGATTACCTGTAATAATGAAGGGTCTCTGAGGCCCTTAAAGCAGAGATTATGGCCCTGAAACTTTCACTTGTCTGGCAGTTTTGCTCAGTCTCATTCTTGTTGTTGAACAATGCTTTTTGATCAAAACGGAGGCAAGTTAGCCCTGCAGAGCTTTAGATGTACTTGCACTTTTGTGACCTCCACGTTGAGTCGCTGGTTTGCTCCTGGAGTGATTTAGTTAGTCCAACCACTTCCGGGTTTCTATtccatattttttctatttgtagatagtgtcttttttatttatttgtttgttttatttaacttttatttaaacaggTTTTCCCATGGAGATACAAGATCTTATTTAAAAGAGAGAcctgttttgaaataaaaatggttcTCAAACCCTTTGAAATGGCTTTGTAAGACTTTCTGAGAATGACATTTCAATGACTTTTTGTCTCATCTGTTATTGAAATTCTTTAGGTCAGAGCATGATGTGTTGCTCCTTGAGATCTTTTATGAATCTGTAAGAGGCAGGGCTTGCTGTGCCTCTACTCTATTGTATGCATTTCTGAATTGAGTTAACTTATCAGGGTTATTCTAATTCATGTTGACTTTGTAATCTGTAAATTAATTCTGACAATATTTGAATTGCTACTGACAATGTAGTTTTTAAGTTAGACTGTACAAGCCAGGTGGTCTTAATCCACAactcaacaaacaaaaagaaaatttaaaatcgTTCTGTTTCAAGTTTTCACAGACGGAATAAAAGTTTTACAGGGTTCAAGCCGCAGCTTGAGACCGAGTCGTTAAATTCAGCGGAATAGCCCTTTAGTCGAGTTGCGCATCGCAAGCTATATTTCGGACGCCAGCTTCTGTTCGTTTCTTCCTGCCTGTCTGCTCCTCTATTTCATCCACATCACACCAGACGCATGCAGGCAACTTGTCGCACTCAGCCTAAGAAATgctaaataaagtaaaaacaaatataccCCTCATTATTGTCAAGTTTCTTGTGAGGTTATGACACAGGATAATAACTCCAACAGTCTGCTGAGATCACGACGCGGGTTTAAACCCCCTAATTTTACCTCCTCTCTACTGCACTGTGGTCTGGATGTGCTTACTGGAGCGTGTGCCGTGCGCGCAGGGCTTTGTTAGTCCCCTGTTAGACCAGGTtcagtgtgtgcgtgtgtggggttGACTGTAATATTTTGTTACTGGAACGCCTCTGCGGGACACTTGTCCTGCGTGGAAACGATGCTGATCACAGTCGATCTGGGACATGGAGCAAGAGCGCAGCCCTGCGGAGAGATGTTAAGTCACGGCAGCACACTTCCACAGGTTAAGATGTAAAAATGAATTAGAGAGGGGAAATTAACATTATTCATAGCAATTTAATATCATTGTCATTAAATGAAATTAGTAAagatgtcttgttttttttaataagttgtTTGACTGGATTTATTCATCAGTATATAGcctatatatattttaaaaagtactagtggCAGGGCTGTTGCTTGTTATGACCTTCAATTGCCATAAAATGGCTTTACTACCCAGTTCACCCCCctcttaaacacacacacacacacacacacccccacacacacacccacccatacccacgcacaaacacacacagaaaagaggGGAGAGACCGAGCTTGATAGAGCTAATCCAGAGTGACAGGTCTTTCATGCAGTAATGGTGAGGGTGAAAAGAGAGATCCACTCAACCCACACACATAAAGTGGAGCACACACTCACACGGataaacaaaaggaaaggaCAGAAGCAAACCCACAGACAGAGAGTGTGCTATCACAGAGAGTGTATCAGGAATAAGGCTGGCTTTAGTCTCAGCTGTTGACAGAGTCACTCAGATAATGTTGAATTTCGCAGAGCACACATGCTTTTTTATTGACCTGCTTGGTGAAGTTTGACGTGtccaacaaacacaaatgtcTGCAGAAGGTGTTTGGTTTTCAGGAAGCCTTGCATATACAGCTCAAATGGATTTTGACAggtagacattttttattaatagataatgtctctcttttttttcttttggaatccCTACTGATTTTGATCTATTTATTAATTTCAGAGTTACTTTTAGGATAAATGGAAATAACCTTTACACAAATGCATAGTGGCAAATGCACAGTCAGACTCGTGCACTCATACACAACTCTGATCAATTCTTGGCTCCAGGCTGTGGTGGCTTGGCGTGACTGAAGAGGGAGGCTGTAAACACCCTGTGGTTCACTGCAGTGCACCACTTGCAGAGATTccctggctttttttttttaaaggaaaagcCAGAAAATATTCCttattctgcatgttttcaccGAACACAATTAAGATAAAACTTATCTTCATTTTAAATACTGATTAAGTAAGACTCTACTATTCTATTTTTCGGTCAGTTAATATTATTAAAGTTTCTTCTATTTAGTAATTTCAAGAATAATGAGAATTGTTTTTGGAGGGCTTCTCTCTCCAAATATTGACTTTTGCATAGATTGTCTTACTATTTGTTGGACTAAATATCTTGGGTCAAACGCTTTGTGTATCTTTCTTCAAACTTACAAGAGTTTACTAGAAATTGGGTCAATTCCTTCCAACAGATTTAATGTGACACAAGTTTGCTCACATACACCCCTTCAGCTCTACACACATATTTTCTATTGATCTAAGATCccaaacattgactttgttatCTGTAACTAAAGTAGCAATATcattagaggttttttttttatttggtagaTAAATTTGTGACCAAACTTTATCTTCCTGGGTGATGCACTGTGCTGTTTCTTCAATATTTGTACATACTATAATGTTCTTTCCTGGTAATGTCATAAATTTTGTGGAGTGCAATATGATGCTGCCATCCCTGCCCCTTATTTCCACATTGGTTTAtatatgtacaaataaaaaaaaagcccagaTTTACTACCAAAGACAAACAGAACCTGCACACATAGATGCTAAAACATGACAAGATGTATCCCCAATagaagttttaataaaacaaattgagtTACAGATGTCAACTCTATAACAGCAGTAATTTTGTCAGTATTTCCTCTATTGCATTTGATcagattttaaagctgcagtatcaTTGAAGCACTGAAAAGCAATTACTTTAGTTtggtgatatatatatatatatatatatatatatatatatatatatataacaaaaataaaatgtgaactGATTTCTGAGAGAAGCTTAAATTCTTTTGTTGCATTAAtacacagtttaaaaaaaaagagttgcgTATGCAGATAAAAAACAGCTACAACATTAGAAATAGTGATGCAGTATAACAGCTCGGGGACTTTTGGAGATAATTACATAATcaaacaaatgattaaaaaaaggctGTTTATTTAAAGCAAGATCAAAGCATTCATCATCCACTGGTCATGATGGCGGTTGCGGGAACCCAAAGTTACTGAAGCacattttgattgaaaaagTTTGCAATTGCAATGTCTGGAGAATTTCTTTTATCTTCTTCAACAGATGCTGCAGAAATGCTTGTGGGCAAGGCACTGAACTGCCTAACAAAGAAACAGTCAACAACTGGGGGCTGGAGTTACATCAACTGcctaaacagaaaacaggaaaacaaaccaGACTGTAGGACATTGGCGATACAACAAACCCActtcatattttcctttttgagatttttatctTAGTTTTTCCCCCACAATAAATTGTAAGAGCAGGTTTTATCTCTCTGAAGCATCACAGTGATAATCCAAACCAATTAGTTCATGATGACacaatggtttttattttcaactaaaaagaacaaatgaataTTCAGAATTAAATCTGGTTGTTGGTTATGCTCTtgcattctgttctttgtacagtgttgtataaaaagagcaattaggcttttgagaaaaaaactgtCTTAACTTTACAACCTGAAATAAATGAGGTCGAAATGCTTCACTGGAAAAGTCTGAATTAATTTCAAGTGCCCTCTCTGTTGTAGGACATCTTAAAGTGAAGTACTCAAGAAACAAGATTAACTTTTTCCCTCTATGAGAAGTCATTCGCAGTTacttcaataatcaattaaatttaattacGCTATTCaagacaagtttatttgtatagcacatttcagcaacaaggctgTTCAAAGTTCTCCAAATGCAGGGCTGAAAACCATGGACTACACAgtcttgcaaatgtattcataccaCTTTAATATACTTACTGTAAGTttgattttatatgatagaccaGCAGAACGAAGCATATAATTGTAAAGTAGAAGTGAATGCATGGTTTCggatatatttttacaaatgggAATTTGAAAAGTGTGCTGTGCAATGAGaagcagatttaggtttaaaagcACAGGTGGAAGAATTAATTGACAGGATCACTAGCCCTGCTCTTAACCAGGCTGGTCTCTATAGAAGAGtggcaaagtaaaacaaaaaatctatttttgaaaaaaaagagagaattttAGTTTGCGCTTTGCCACAAGCCACAGGAGATATAGCACCTGGTAGGTAGAAGGTGTTCTGTTCAGATAAAAcaaggttttacattttttgtataaattatGTATAGTGAGGAACAAGCACTGCACATGTGTCACAAACACATCATGCATGCAAAAcctttacatttgtttttctaaaaaaatgcattgtttttctctgtgttggtctataaCATAAAACCAGTATTGTAAGTTGTTGTAAGTTGTgacaaaaatgtctaaaaatatgtttgccaGTGTAGTTTGTAGTATGCATCAGTGTGATGGGAAAAAGCTGCTCAGTTGCTTtgagaaaacattattttctagAAGTTCATAATTACATGGTCAGTGGAGGCTgatttgtaatttagttttggtGAACTAAGGCTGCTTAGCGATTTAGAAATTAGATTTAATCTAACTGGTCAGtctaaaaacaatttacattGATGCACTATTAAAATTACAGTGAAAATTTTAAGATTAGAATTTTTGTAGGGTATGAAATTTCTGGGTAAAGCAGACGAATTTATCTATTTAGTTTTTACCTACTGAGGATTTGAACCCAGACATGTATAAAAACCGTTCTgccatattttctttaatacatTAGAATAAAGTGGGAAAGATggtttatttaagattttaagtgGCTAAAAAGCTGCATGAGACAAACAATGGCgttaaaattatttgcaaatataacaaacatttttatcaagtgggttttataattatatttaaagatACACTACTAATCAGattattagtttatttctgttttgcagtCCTTATTTGTGTGTCTAATAATTATGgatttacaatttaaaatttacaaaactcTCCATCATTTCTTTAAGAGCAATACCGCACAGTAAAGGCAGAAGGAAAGACAAAgttgaagaaatgttttgagcCAGAAACGTTTGCTTCGGGGGTTGCTTCATGGCTGCGGCCACTAGAGGGCGCCAGATTCCTGTAAAACCGGAGAAAACCGAACCGCTCTGCATCCTGAGGCTGCGTTGCTACAGCTGCTTCCCTTCTATTCAAAGAtgaataagtaaaatattttctcacttAGACTTGTGCAAAAGCTTCATTTGCCATTTCACAACTCTAGTTCTGATGTGCAGCTATGTACAAGAAGCTGAAGATCTgtatcttaaatatttaaaacaatacgTTGTTTGCATGATATTTCTTAATAGTATCTCTGTATGTTACAAAGCTTAACAACATTCATTCTGTGCAGATTAATTTAACAGTTACTGTATTAACTAATACTTAATAACACGAGGGCACTATTATGACTTTATGGGTTGTGGAATCAaactgatgatgtcataaaGTCAGACATGAATAGAATATATTTAACCACGCTTTACCGTTTGGCAAAAACGTATGTAGTCCACATGTTAGCGTGACTTATGCATGTAGAACTCTGTGAACATTCAGTCCTTTCAGATCAGTGCTTTGCGTTGTACATTTCCAAGTGTGTACAAAGTCCTGCAGCAATGCAGCATCTTTGTATAACACTGCAGCCCCCTGCTTCACTCTCCCTCCCTTATACCTGCTCTACCAATCAACCTAACCTCTAATGTCTTTCTGGAGAACAGTTTGCCTCTTTCTTGACTTTCTCTTTaacttctttcttctcttttgtttgtttctttccatCCATCACAGCTTCTTTGAAATCTTCAGAAATCAGTAAAAAtcccctccttctctctctttgaTTTATAACGTCTCAAAGCtacatttttctgcttcatttgaTGCTAGATCAAAGCTCCGCGCTTACCCTGATCCAATTCAAAATGTTCAGTATATTTAATGATGAAGAGTCAGTGGCTCGTCTTCGTGTGGCTCCCCCTTCTTAACAGGGGGAGGCGCTCATGTGCACATGTGTGTGATAGTGAGGGGGGGGTACAGGCGATGGAGGCATGGTCATGGGAAGAGCCTGGCCCTGAAGGTGGGAGGAGTGGGACCTGGGTAGGGTGTGTGTGGAGGGATAACCAGTGGTCTGTGGCTGCATCTGGTAGCTCCCTGCAGAAGAAGACATGGAGGGCGGGCTCCCCTGGCCGCCAACTTGGAGGGTGCATTTCGGTGGCGCCGGTGGTGTCTGGTTGAGCTGGATGGAGATGTCGCTGGACGCCTCCGAGGTGCTGCGGCCTCTCTTGGGTGGAGGCCAGGAGGATTCTGGGTGGAGGTACTGGCCGCTGTAGTCGCTGCCCTCGGACAGACGGGGGCGGTAGATGGCAGGGTGGGGGCGGTACATCTCTTCCTCTGCGTATCGCTTCATGAACAGATAGACTGATAAAACTCCGGCACCCTGAGAGAAAgtcaattttaaaagaaatagaaTTAGCATTTGAAGTGTTTGACCTGTCAACTATCTTTCCATGAAATATATCACTAATGAGGCTACTGACATGAAATAGGTTTGATGACATGAAGAAGAGAAGCCACAAAGGAGCATGGAAGGCCAAAGTCACTGATGGTGTGCAAGACAATTTCTTACACTAAGGTAAAAAACTAAGCAACTGACAAGAAATACGAAGGAACGGCACAAAATATTATGAAAGAGttagtaaacacaaaatgtcaaggaaaaaaataattttagctaAAATGATATCATTTGTACTGAAGCTGCTTTATTCCAGGTTTCCAACATGTATTTGTTCTGCTGCTTATAGAGGATTTAATCCAgtaagcgttttttttttttaagttaactAATTATGGATCATATAAGAAGCTTTTCTGTAATTCTAAATCATTTTATGATGTTTCATAAAAGATGTATTTTGAGATGTATGCACAGCATTTcaggaataaaaatattcttggaATTTTAAGATTCTGGGACATCACTAGCAGCAGATAAGAGGTGCGTTAGCTGATATAAAGAGTCTATCAGGTATATGTTGAAGCACTCTTAAAGGACGACAGGAGTTCTTGAGGGTTAAAGGTCAGATCTGCTGTGTTGGAATGATTAACTTCTGATGTTCATTCCCattaacacacaaaaaccacaaacttcaagcTATGCTGACACAAAATGAGTTAGTGCTTAATTCTGCTGTGCAAATACCAACTTTACTCTTTTGTTActatttgatgtgtgtttttatgagatTCAATTCAAAGCTGCAAAAGCTGAGTCCAAGATGAAACAAAGATAACAGACTTACACAAACGAGCAACATAAACGTGTGCTATCAGACAACAGCTCGGACTACGCTAACAGACAgcactgcacacacacaacccACACTGACCTCTTTGAGTAAGAAGGAAGAGGCAGCGAAGGCGAAGGACCAGCCGTAGTGGTAATTGAAGAACTGCTCTGGCTCTCTGGGCCGGTTCATCACCTCATCATTAATACTGGAGATGTAGAGCACCAGACCCACCACCAGACTGAGGCCTGCATGCAGCACATTTACGAGGACAatgacagagagaaacagagtCAGACACATGGAAGTTCATTATACTGTGATAGAGACACTCGTAGCAGTGTGCCcgaggagaaaaagagaaagatatGAGCTGACCATGAAAACCAATTAGCCTCCAAAATGATATTGATAAAGAACAAAGAGATGAATGAAAAAGTGCTTCAGAGTGAGCGTTTACCACACAAATCCAAGTgcatacaaaacatgttttttatttagaactttTTGCTATGAAACACAAATAAGTCTGAGGTGTTGAGAGTTTCTACAGAAAAACGTAGcgatattttttaaagtttataacTCGGTTCTGTACATAAATCCTCCCTCAAAGTCAAGTTGTTTGCAACAATGAAAAGAGTTTTAGTTTGTGTGACAATAGTAGGCCAATCCTTTTCTGAAGCATTCAAGTTGGGTTTCTCTGAAAAAAGTACAAGAAACCTCTATTAATGGGCATAAATGGTTCCCAATGGTGAAGGATCAGAGATATGCAACAAGACGTGTCCTAGGAGACAAATAGAGACAAGTGTGTTTGCAtgagtttccttttttctttagatAAACAATGATGACATTTCAAGTATCTCTAATCAAAACCACAGCCGTTACTTAAACTTGACCCACTGCTTTTATTGATTTATGTTATAAATGGAGCCTAAATGCTCTAGTTTAGCTGGATGTATTATACTGATACCGTACTGATTGctaaatatatttcttcttcattctttaaaactacAGATAGCCTGTTCTTTATGttagcatattttaaaattattttaacaactttaagCCAACATGTTTCTTGTAGGCGTTTATAAATAGAGGTAAATATAAATGAGCGCAGAAGAATATTTTTCCTTATATGTTGTACATCCACTGGACAAAGTAGTTTCAAGGCAAGTTTAGTGAGAAATCAAATATGAATATGTGGGAAAGACCCTCATGCACACTGTTAAAGTAAGGTGGGATATCTGTGATGCTATGGGTCTTTTTTCCTTAAAGACACACTGGGGGGCTTGTTAGATTGCATTCtggacttttttcccccaagagATGTTGGATAAAATAAGCTGCACAAAACtggaaattgatttttttgtgggACAATGACGTAAAACATATCAAGATAAACACCAGAAACCTGCAGGGTGAGCTAAAGGAAAGAGACCCAGAACGTAGAAATTCTATTGTGTGAAGAGGAGCTGTTCTTAAAAGgcatttaatatatattttttttaccaggtgTGCTAATAATGTGGCTAGTACTGTAAAACCTTTTTACCCCAGATGTAGCCCATGCATCTTTAAAATCCCCCTGTCCTTCCAGCAACCAGACATGGACTCTTCACTGccttgaaaatgttaaatgcaTGAGGTACAACATATGGCACCCATCAAAGAATCAATATTCAAAGACAGAAGCCTGCTGAAAGAACCAGATATGATTAATTTTAGATATGGCTGGAACATTGAGATGAGGTGCTGCGCTGTCTTCAGTTGTCTATTTTTACTCAAATGGCAGGTCTAAGAGGTTCTCTTGTCGACTTAAAAGTTTGAAGGCATGGAAAATGCAGAAACCATGCTGCTGTCCACTGTGACGTGACAGTACATGTTCATTCACGCATTCTCAGTGACACAGAGAGAAATCTTCATGCACATGCCCAACGAGAGCAGATGACAGAAAAGGACGAGTGAGCGTTGGGCAGAAAAGGAACaaaggcaattttttttaagaggaCACGCACGACTGTGGAGTAACAGAagcgaggaagaggaaaaaagtgaACATCAGCCTTCAAGCAAGCTCAAACATCTGCGGCTctatgctgttgttttttttatcatctgaaTTGTGCTATATTAACCAGAACATGGTGTTACCGCTCGCAAACTGCAATATTCACTAGACCACTGCCTCGGGGATGTAAAAGGAATATTCTGAATAATCCATATATACCACCAAAACCACAACAACCACAACGGACAGAGAGGGGAATGTGAGAGGAATGATAGAGCTGATAGTTTACTGCAGCATCACAAACAAGCAATTCAGTGCAATTACTGTCATCATCTTTCAGCCGAAATCTCTGACACCTCAGCGCATGCTGCTCAAATTTTATAACCTTTGTTACATAACTCTTTGCTTTTACAACACTCTTTCTTTTACCCCGGTCCCTGCTTGATAAAGCTGTTGTATCAGAATCTGTTTGATAGTCCTTTCATCTCTGCTTACTCTTCAAAAAGCATCAAAAGGAAAAAGCCTTCAGAGAGCTTAAGCTGCAGCGTGTCTCCTGATAGTTTTTACTCTTATCTCCAGCACAGGAAAGGGGATCATTAGTGCCATCTGCTGCTCAAGAAGCATCCCTACAGAACTGAGGAAAAATCTGcttgaaatgtctttttctgCAGAACGTTGACATTCTGCAAACAATTTCAAAAGCCAACTTTGAAAAAgatgaggaaactttaaacCCTGGGGTTGGGATGTTGAAAATGAATCCTGTTACTTCTTCTAATGACAGCTGGCAAACCTGTATCCCAGTCCAAAAATAGAGTCATTAACAAAGCATCGCCATGTGTGACGCAGGACACGGCCGACTGCTGTAATCAATCATAATGTGAGGGAGCAGTGACAGCGCGACATGAGTGATGGGTCCCACCTGAGAGAATGAAGAAGATGCCGGACACAAAGGCCAGGATGGTACGCTGAGGCCGGATGTGTCCGATGTTGCTGATGATGAAGGCCGTGAAGACGAAGAGCAGAGACACCATGGGGAAGGGCGTGGCCGTACGAACCATCTCTGTGGGAACAAAAGGTCGCCGTGTTAAAAATAGCTCATCTGATGTTACCTGGGAAGAATGTTTCCacggaataaaaaaatattcaaagacaATCAAATGCAGcatgttgtaaaaatattcagacctCTTTCTATGAGATATATCAACAtgaatttacatgtttttctattttatttcacaaacaaatatctgaaaagttgGGTGTGCTCTCATAGTCAGAATCTCTGATTTGGTATTTTGTGGAAACTTTTCCCCACAGAccaatgctgccaccaccatgtcaTACAGTGGTGATAATGTGctcagggtgatgtgcagtaTAACATTTTTGGTTTACACCTGAGCTGTGGTTCTCTGTAGCTCCTCCACAGTTACCTGGGCTGGCAGGTTAGGTGGACAGCCATGTTTGTTGGTTTACAGTTGTGCCTTATCCCTGCCATGTTCTGATGCTGGACTGAATGTGATCTTACAAATGTTTAGGActttggatattgttttataacccaaCTCTGCATCCACTGATAGCACTCAGTTGCAtctcacttcaaaataaagacagCTTTCCCCAACACTTCTGAGGTTTTatccttttaaatatttgaaaattatgtCTCACTTTCGTCCATTTCGAAATTATATgcaactttgtgttggcctgtcACATAAAACTGCAATACAATATAGTGACATTTGTGGTGGCAAATTACAAACCAATGTCTattgttttaactcaaacaATTTGCAATAGCAGATATgtataagcaaaacaaaatctttctgtatttggagaaatgtttgttgctttttatacaTAATCTCAGAGTAAgcaaaaaagtgacaaaacacaaacatatgcTTTTTATACGTTAGACATTTGAATTCAGGTAAAGGAGCTAGCTTCAGATATAAATTCCCTTCAAACTcagctctttttttcatttatgacAAGAACTCTGAGTGAAAGGAGGGAAAGTCCTCTGAGACTGACCCCCCCTCTCTGCGAGTCCCTCTTCACCTGAaggccttttttctttcacttcagattcttcatcctcGCCCTTCTCCATACCCACTTTTTAAATCTAGTCAGCTGCACATTACTCTGTATAATTCCAGAGTAAGTTCCCTTTGGTAAACAACAGACGCGTAATATCACATCCATCTTTCACTCACTCAGGATGTTTGCCGTGTTTTCGGTGGTGATCTCTATTTCGGGCTCAGTGAAGTACTCCGAAGCTACGCACCTCCCGTTCTCTGATCCTGTGAGGAAACAGAAATTGGAGAACGTTAGGTTTGCTTTTAGGATCAGAGTCGGTCATGCGTGAAGAAGAGCAGGTCTCAGAGGCCTCTCTCACTGTTAACAATCAtgttttctgacagatttgattCCAGAAGCCACAGgctcctctctttcttttctctctctagcCTGACTCTCCCTCAAATTGCCAATCTTCAATATCTCTTTATGATTATTTGTTACTTTCTTGTGCCTGGAtatcatgtgtgtgtgagtaagtGTAAACATATGCACACAAGTGTGATGATATATTCCTACCAGCCACAAAGCAAACTCTCCAGAGGCCAGAATGCAGAGCCATCTTCACCTCCATGCTCTGGTTTTGCTGCAGGATGATTCCCTCCACCATTATGAGCCAGTAGTCGGTGGACACAGCCACCCCCACCAGCAGCAGTCCGCAGGCTCCAAACACTGTGGACAGGATGGTCAATGCACGGCTGCTGCATGAACTCATCTGGAGGGCAGAGGggcagagagaggagaggggtaattcaaattcaaaactgTGGAAGAAGGAGAGACAAGAAGGAAAAGAAGGGGCTGTGGAGAGGAGATCACTGAAAACGGGGAACTCCTTTTATCGAACGTGAATCTTATTCACAGGGACACACCGCGGCTGGCGATTCCTCTGTTCTCGCCTTGTTATTGCTGGAGATGATTTAGTGACACACACGCTGGCAGCCAATCACATTAAAGGTCGGAGAGGAGCCAATGTAACAGATGATGACCTCACCGGCGAAGTTAGACAAGGATT includes the following:
- the cacng7b gene encoding voltage-dependent calcium channel gamma-7 subunit; its protein translation is MSSCSSRALTILSTVFGACGLLLVGVAVSTDYWLIMVEGIILQQNQSMEVKMALHSGLWRVCFVAGSENGRCVASEYFTEPEIEITTENTANILKMVRTATPFPMVSLLFVFTAFIISNIGHIRPQRTILAFVSGIFFILSGLSLVVGLVLYISSINDEVMNRPREPEQFFNYHYGWSFAFAASSFLLKEGAGVLSVYLFMKRYAEEEMYRPHPAIYRPRLSEGSDYSGQYLHPESSWPPPKRGRSTSEASSDISIQLNQTPPAPPKCTLQVGGQGSPPSMSSSAGSYQMQPQTTGYPSTHTLPRSHSSHLQGQALPMTMPPSPVPPPHYHTHVHMSASPC